In Saccharomyces eubayanus strain FM1318 chromosome XIII, whole genome shotgun sequence, one DNA window encodes the following:
- the RCF1 gene encoding respiratory supercomplex assembly factor RCF1, whose amino-acid sequence MSRIPSSFDFTQRDLDEMTFGERIVYHCKKQPLVPIGCLLTTGAVILAAQNVRLGNKWKAQYYFRWRVGLQAATLVALVAGSFIYGTSSKELKAKEEKLKEKAKMREKLWIQELERREEETEARRKRAELARKKTFENENEIKGLEKELSDLENKLGKK is encoded by the coding sequence ATGTCGCGTATACCTTCTAGTTTCGACTTCACCCAAAGGGATTTGGATGAAATGACCTTTGGTGAAAGGATTGTTTACCATTGTAAAAAGCAACCATTGGTACCCATTGGATGTCTACTGACGACTGGTGCGGTCATTCTAGCAGCCCAAAATGTCCGTCTTGGTAATAAATGGAAGGCTCAGTATTACTTCCGCTGGCGTGTGGGTCTACAAGCAGCTACATTGGTCGCGCTAGTTGCGGGTTCGTTCATCTATGGGACTTCTAGTAAGGAACTGAAGGCGAAGgaggaaaaattgaaggaaaaggcCAAAATGAGAGAGAAGTTGTGGATTCAAGAACTGgagagaagagaagaggaAACCGAGGCTAGAAGGAAAAGAGCCGAATTggcaagaaagaaaactttcGAGAACGAGAATGAAATTAAAGGCTTGGAAAAGGAGCTAAGTGACCTGGAAAACAAGCTTGGGAAGAAATGA